From Elaeis guineensis isolate ETL-2024a chromosome 16, EG11, whole genome shotgun sequence, a single genomic window includes:
- the LOC140854342 gene encoding uncharacterized protein → MADKEADGKVDELKWLETLDKERQDTNKERSICSSLEQSVLNCEQELNGRASSMLPVSSSVKTQHDQDASREFKNQITGSQDGACLTKSVETGSEKQRHEERANKSSFSTCFLGLLLNSGGPDVSVKDFQSMHSSLNFSIKDSAQECNRRFPWPSIGVNACVSKQKQIVDDIITGSQMLEKRQAPPLDKFKRNANEWSEEELDFLWIGVRRYGVNNWNAMLRDPKLCFMKSRAAEDLAERWNLEQRKLLNGALFKPGTLSVPDLSLPPFTTDSWPAKPSLSNHYGGNGAWSACSEFPMLTAEPKLSLGDVYLKNENTFKRNPLHSLGLGPANPLTSVSPPADSILCSFPVGSSFPGSGLAHHKSFNVHTRYDYESSSSHHKSVERLTQDHQPTSVPASNLPHWLRDVLIPQPKPSNSTLPPVSALAQPASMLSTDTRVEPTAPPKDSRGRGILKRKNITSGNHASTVSVSERSVSMNEHRMGKRPGALPTLGVNSPKPTSVNTGSGLNGVSNLNKNSGPGGPSNLVVIDSDASSEETISDS, encoded by the exons ATGGCGGATAAAGAAGCTGATGGAAAAGTCGATGAACTTAAATGGCTTGAAACACTTGATAAAGAACGGCAGGATACGAATAAAGAAAGAAGTATATGCTCATCCTTGGAGCAAAGTGTTCTCAACTGCGAACAAGAATTAAATGGAAGGGCTTCTTCCATGTTGCCAGTCAGTTCATCTGTGAAGACTCAACATGATCAG GATGCATCTAGGGAGTTCAAGAATCAGATAACTGGATCACAAGATGGAGCATGTTTAACAAAATCAGTTGAGACTGGCTCTGAAAAGCAACGACATGAAGAGAGAgcaaataaatcttctttttctaCATGTTTTCTAGGTCTGCTATTGAATTCAGGGGGACCTGATGTCTCTGTTAAGGATTTCCAAAGCATGCATTCGTCATTGAATTTCAGTATTAAAGACAGCGCTCAGGAATGCAACAGGAGATTTCCATGGCCTAGCATTGGCGTGAATGCATGTGTATCAAAGCAAAAGCAGATAGTCGACGATATTATAACTGGCTCACAGATGTTAGAAAAGAGGCAAGCCCCTCCATTAGATAAGTTTAAGAGGAATGCAAATGAATGGTCAGAAGAAGAATTAGACTTTCTTTGGATTGGTGTGAGAAGATATGGAGTTAACAATTGGAATGCAATGCTAAGGGATCCAAAACTTTGCTTCATGAAATCAAGAGCTGCGGAGGATCTTGCTGAGCGATGGAATTTAGAGCAAAGAAAGCTTCTGAATGGTGCACTATTCAAGCCAGGAACACTGTCTGTACCAGACCTTTCACTGCCTCCTTTTACGACTGATTCTTGGCCAGCAAAACCATCATTAAGTAACCACTATGGTGGTAATGGTGCCTGGTCAGCTTGTTCAGAATTCCCAATGCTCACAGCTGAGCCTAAACTTTCTCTGGGAGACGTATACCTCAAGAATGAGAACACCTTCAAGAGAAATCCACTTCATTCATTAGGCCTGGGCCCAGCCAATCCTCTCACAAGTGTCAGTCCGCCTGCAGATTCCATCCTCTGCAGCTTCCCGGTGGGTTCTTCTTTCCCAGGGTCAGGACTCGCTCACCATAAATCTTTCAATGTTCACACAAGGTATGACTATGAATCATCTTCTTCGCACCACAAGTCAGTTGAAAGGCTGACTCAGGATCACCAACCAACGAGTGTGCCAGCAAGTAATCTCCCTCATTGGCTTAGAGATGTGTTGATCCCACAACCAAAGCCAAGCAATTCAACATTGCCTCCTGTTTCAGCCCTGGCACAACCTGCAAGCATGCTTAGTACTGACACAAGAGTAGAGCCAACTGCTCCACCTAAGGATTCCCGGGGACGGGGAATTCTGAAGAGAAAGAACATCACATCTGGTAATCATGCTAGCACCGTAAGCGTGTCTGAAAGATCGGTATCTATGAATgagcatcggatggggaaaaggcCTGGTGCTCTTCCAACTCTGGGTGTGAACTCCCCGAAACCTACATCGGTTAATACAGGTTCAGGTCTGAATGGTGTATCCAATTTGAATAAGAATTCAGGTCCTGGCGGACCAAGTAACTTGGTTGTTATTGATAGTGATGCATCTTCTGAGGAGACGATATCGGACAGCTAG
- the LOC140854279 gene encoding transcription factor DIVARICATA-like codes for MVLELAPLVNPEGTPDRWSRISANFPMKDDLQKEEGGNSGDGCILGMAPEQRPPKDQNTSFGSGRRSQIIFTGTCNLWEGGLEEHISTYSVTKTPVQVASHAQKFFIRQKQDMERKRKNIHDVTNP; via the exons ATGGTTTTGGAGCTTGCTCCCTTGGTAAACCCAGAGGGAACGCCAGATCGATGGTCTCGGATTAGTGCCAATTTTCCAATGAAAGATGACTTGCAGAAGGAAGAAGGTGGCAATTCCGGTGATGGATGTATTTTGGGTATGGCACCGGAGCAACGCCCACCGAAAGATCAGAACACCTCTTTTGGATCAGGACGCCGCAGTCAG ATTATTTTTACAGGGACTTGCAACTTATGGGAAGGGGGATTGGAAGAGCATATCTCGACATACAGTGTGACGAAAACGCCAGTACAAGTGGCCAGTCATGCACAGAAGTTCTTCATCCGTCAAAAACAAGACATGGAGCGCAAGAGAAAGAACATCCACGATGTCACCAATCCTTAG
- the LOC140854280 gene encoding uncharacterized protein, whose amino-acid sequence MREDERIVVECNQLDQPIKKAACLLTSFLGTVARRPQLCPLGYAKWNDMLPTYKVELLRVIESKFVLPPSTHDFVMKSLNRKWKEYGAQLKRDYMRQGMTEEEVARNYPPDVPPHQWMELVHYWFSERAQTYSAIGRAARAAQSVPHISGSKSYARLRQEFVDEHGRKLGEDYISYCEA is encoded by the exons atgcgtgaggatgAGAGAATTGTTGTGGAGTGTAATCAGCTagatcagccaattaagaaagctgcctgcttattgacttcatttttggggactgttgctcggaggcctcagctatgtccattgggctatgcaaaatggaatgacatgcttccaacgtacaaagttgagctccttcgagttatagag agcaagtttgttctccctccatccactcatgattttgtaatgaagtctctcaaccgcaaatggaaagaatatggagcacaattgaagagggactatatgagacagggtatgacagaggaggaggttgctagaaattatcctcctgatgtaccccctcatcagtggatggagttggttcattattggttctccgagagggcacag acttattctgctattggtagagctgcacgagcagctcagtctgttcctcatatatcggggtcgaagagttatgcacgactccgacaggagttt gtggatgagcatgggaggaaaCTCG gagaggaCTACATCTCTTATTGCgaagcgtga
- the LOC105059136 gene encoding putative 4-coumarate--CoA ligase-like 8, with protein sequence MAGSSFITREERSFFCPSTGIYNGPWSSSLAPTPPLSLPQFLLFHFAFSSSSKPAFIDAETGAALTIANLRALTAAAARALAVLGVGHGDVVLHVSPNSLHFPAFVLAAMSLGAVFSTANFLQTRSEIQSQIQDSGPVLILTTADLASKLDGLIPRPPTLIDQFFASLSIDRNAPVEFPGVGPADPAALMYSSGTTGKSKGVVSSHGNLVAMASFKIIQHVLRQVWGRREEVYACVVPLSHMFGFSVFVCRAVAAGATVVVLRRYALDELLMAVEEHRVTLLPAVPPMVVQLARSCGVARANYDLRSLREVICSGAPLGRDHMERFADAYPGITLSQRSGARSKRWFWSLLSWQIQRERQIDGLGSVPIFQEKVRNKYCTIIIRF encoded by the exons ATGGCAGGCTCCTCATTTATTACGCGAGAAGAGAGAAGCTTCTTCTGCCCCTCTACCGGCATCTACAACGGTCCATGGAGTTCGTCGCTGGCTCCCACACCACCTCTCTCGCTTCCCCAATTCCTCCTCTTCCACTTcgctttctcctcctcctccaagcccgCTTTCATCGATGCGGAGACCGGCGCAGCCCTCACCATTGCCAACCTCCGCGCTctcaccgccgccgccgcccgtGCACTCGCCGTCCTCGGCGTCGGCCATGGCGACGTCGTCCTTCACGTCTCTCCCAACTCTCTCCACTTCCCCGCTTTCGTCCTCGCCGCCATGTCCCTCGGCGCCGTCTTCTCCACCGCCAACTTCCTCCAAACCCGCTCGGAGATCCAATCCCAGATTCAAGATTCCGGCCCCGTTCTCATCCTCACCACCGCCGACCTCGCCTCCAAGCTCGACGGCCTCATACCCCGCCCTCCGACCCTGATCGACCAATTCTTCGCATCGCTCTCCATCGATCGGAACGCCCCGGTCGAGTTCCCCGGCGTGGGCCCAGCCGATCCGGCGGCGCTGATGTACTCGTCCGGGACGACGGGGAAGAGCAAGGGGGTGGTGAGCTCGCACGGGAATCTGGTGGCGATGGCCAGC tttaaaataatccAACACGTTCTGCGGCAAGTGTGGGGGAGGAGGGAGGAGGTGTACGCGTGCGTGGTGCCGCTGTCCCATATGTTCGGCTTCTCGGTGTTTGTGTGCAGGGCGGTGGCGGCGGGTGCGACGGTGGTGGTGCTCCGGCGGTACGCGTTGGATGAGCTGCTGATGGCAGTGGAGGAGCACCGGGTGACGCTGCTGCCGGCGGTGCCGCCGATGGTGGTGCAGCTGGCGAGGTCGTGCGGCGTGGCGCGAGCCAATTACGATCTGCGCTCGCTCAGGGAGGTGATCTGCTCCGGCGCGCCGCTCGGGAGGGACCACATGGAGCGCTTCGCCGACGCATACCCCGGCATAACCCTCTCTCAG CGGAGTGGAGCCCGTTCGAAGAGATGGTTTTGGAGCTTGCTCTCCTGGCAAATCCAGAGGGAACGTCAGATCGATGGTCTCGGATCAGTGccaatttttcaagaaaaagtccGGAACAAATACTGTACCATCATTATCAGATTCTGA